The following proteins are encoded in a genomic region of Microtus ochrogaster isolate Prairie Vole_2 chromosome 5, MicOch1.0, whole genome shotgun sequence:
- the LOC102000020 gene encoding zinc finger protein 717-like, with amino-acid sequence MNECVDLVSFEDVTVNFTWEEWQNLDDAQRVLYRNVMLETYSSLVSLGQCSPKPELIFRLEQGAEPWTADESTNQSMSATKIMRNGRRFHLL; translated from the exons ATGAATGAATGTGTG GATTTGGTGTCATTTGAGGATGTCACTGTGAACTTCACCTGGGAGGAGTGGCAGAATCTCGATGATGCTCAGAGGGTGCTGTACAGGaatgtgatgctggagacataCAGCAGCCTGGTGTCACTGG GACAATGCAGCCCTAAACCCGAGTTAATCTTCAGATTGGAACAGGGAGCAGAGCCATGGACAGCAGACGAATCTACAAACCAGAGTATGTCAG CAACAAAGATAATGAGAAATGGCAGAAGATTCCATCTTCTATGA